The following proteins are encoded in a genomic region of Zea mays cultivar B73 chromosome 9, Zm-B73-REFERENCE-NAM-5.0, whole genome shotgun sequence:
- the LOC100194286 gene encoding ATP-dependent Clp protease proteolytic subunit 5, chloroplastic, translating to MATTTSSSSLTTPLLRPNPNTNPAPRSLQLLRSRRCARAVTTAVAGGAVPYGANPRRGIWSIRDDLVVPRSPYFPVESAAGQERGPSPMVMERFQSVVSQLFQHRIIRCGGPVEDDMANIIVAQLLYLDAIDPNKDIIMYVNSPGGSVTAGMAIFDTMKHIRPDVSTVCIGLAASMGAFLLSAGTKGKRYSLPNSRIMIHQPLGGAQGQETDLEIQANEMLHHKANLNGYLAYHTGQPLDKINVDTDRDYFMSAKEAKEYGLIDGVIMNPLKALQPLPASS from the exons atggcgaccaccacctcttCCTCCTCGCTGACCACTCCTCTCCTCCGCCCGAACCCCAATACCAACCCTGCTCCCAGATCTCTCCAACTCCTCAG GAGCAGGAGGTGCGCTCGTGCCGTAACTACCGCCGTAGCCGGAGGTGCGGTGCCTTACGGGGCTAATCCGCGGCGCGGGATTTGGTCGATCAG GGATGACTTGGTGGTGCCAAGGTCGCCCTACTTCCCAGTGGAGTCCGCGGCGGGGCAGGAGCGTGGGCCGTCGCCCATGGTGATGGAGCGGTTCCAGAGCGTCGTCAGTCAGCTTTTCCAGCAC AGAATTATTCGGTGCGGAGGCCCCGTTGAGGATGATATGGCCAACATCATTGTAGCACAACTGCTCTACCTCGACGCTATTGATCCCAATAAG GATATCATTATGTATGTGAATTCGCCAGGAGGGTCAGTGACAGCTG GAATGGCTATATTTGATACAATGAAGCATATCAGGCCTGATGTATCCACTGTTTGTATTGGACTAGCTGCAAG CATGGGAGCTTTTCTACTTAGTGCTGGGACCAAAG GAAAGCGATACAGCTTACCAAACTCAAGGATAATGATCCATCAACCTCTTGGAGGGGCCCAAGGACAGGAGACTGATCTTGAGATTCAG GCCAATGAGATGCTGCACCACAAGGCGAACTTAAATGGATACCTTGCATACCACACTGGGCAGCCCCTGGATAAGATCAACGTAGATACTGACCGTGACTACTTCATGAGCGCGAAAGAAGCAAAGGAGTATGGCCTTATTGATGGAGTAATCATGAATCCCCTCAAGGCCCTTCAACCACTTCCAGCTTCCAGTTAG
- the LOC100284401 gene encoding Ubiquitin-conjugating enzyme E2 32, which yields MAATIQYNRSNPAVKRILQEVKEMQSNPSPDFMSLPLEEDIFEWQFAILGPRDSEFEGGIYHGRIQLPSDYPFKPPSFMLLTPSGRFEIQKKICLSISNYHPEHWQPSWSVRTALVALIAFMPTNPGGALGSLDYKPEDRRALAIKSREVPPKFGSPQRQKLIDEIHEQMLSKAPPIPQTLPNVPNEELAPDSCDEHADKVDEGGNTSKSMSGSSSGHPVPEAESLAAENTGEASAVEVANHQVPEASRRESIPRVPSSLQNAAIATQKPKHDRLLTLAALGLTLAIMALVIKKFLKINGLGGFIEGKF from the exons ATGGCGGCCACGATTCAGTACAACCGGAGCAACCCGGCGGTGAAGCGGATCCTGCAGGAGGTCAAGGAGATGCAGTCCAACCCCTCACCCGACTTCATGTCCCTCCCCCTCGAG GAGGACATCTTCGAGTGGCAATTTGCTATCCTTGGTCCGAGAGACAGCGAGTTTGAGGGTGGAATTTATCATGGCAGGATCCAGCTACCTTCGGATTATCCATTCAAGCCACCGTCCTTCATGCTACTTACG CCAAGTGGACGCTTTGAGATTCAGAAGAAGATTTGCTTGAGCATATCCAATTACCACCCTGAGCACTGGCAGCCTTCATGGAGTG TCCGCACAGCTTTGGTAGCCTTGATTGCCTTCATGCCGACGAACCCAGGTGGGGCATTGGGCTCACTGGATTACAAACCAGAAGACAGACGAGCACTTGCTATAAAATCACGTGAGGTGCCGCCGAAATTTGGCTCCCCACAACGTCAGAAACTAATTGATGAG ATCCATGAGCAAATGCTCAGTAAGGCTCCTCCTATCCCCCAAACGCTGCCAAATGTGCCAAACGAGGAGCTCGCACCTGACTCTTGTGATGAGCATGCAGACAAGGTAGATGAAGGTGGCAACACATCCAAGTCCATGTCAGGCTCGTCGAGTGGCCATCCTGTGCCTGAAGCTGAATCGCTGGCTGCAGAAAACACGGGTGAAGCATCAGCAGTTGAGGTTGCCAACCATCAAGTGCCTGAAGCGAGCCGTAGAGAAAGCATTCCAAGAGTTCCTTCGTCTCTGCAGAATGCTGCTATTGCAACCCAGAAGCCAAAGCATGACAGGCTATTGACCTTGGCCGCACTTGGGTTGACTCTTGCTATTATGGCACTAGTGATCAAGAAGTTCTTAAAAATCAATGGCTTGGGCGGTTTCATTGAGGGCAAGTTCTGA